A region from the Campylobacter blaseri genome encodes:
- a CDS encoding EAL domain-containing protein translates to MILYSLNKEREKRFLISLKIILPFISALIILNYIIFSKLSYDYQEVILFLILILFYAYYVAYLIFFAFKNSIIDEVSKAFSRDEIVKILKKTIKKNRKKNAVLIKIENFEDINLRYGYQNGDKLLEKFVYEITYFFKENGFKNLPIGRCSSNIFMFLVDCKTTKLQHMLRTFERKLSNEGINNIEVKIKFADVLTTYDKNYENILNFLMTNIFNLDSEKENYEAIKLDTLDELVLYAIEKSNFEVKKQTIKSIKDDKDLLSLYVYIKSDEIGNISKNRVLNIAAKNNYEIRYDLKVIEFIADNFEFIKYDRFFIEISPVSLRNESFKNEIFRMITNKIIDPNKIVFEINEKTFYSDLNRFKEIIEQFKEYGFKIALNQFLGLNYSVEYFKSLNFDYLIYDIEINKNLSDKKINEIVKSFNNISDKLNVKTIAKFIDKENLYEEYKNNGIDYIQGFYIDRPKSI, encoded by the coding sequence ATGATCCTTTATAGTTTAAATAAAGAGAGAGAAAAAAGATTTTTAATCTCTCTTAAAATTATATTACCTTTTATATCAGCTTTAATTATTTTAAATTATATAATATTTTCTAAGCTAAGCTATGATTATCAAGAGGTAATTCTTTTTTTAATTTTAATTCTTTTTTATGCATATTATGTGGCATATTTAATATTTTTTGCTTTTAAAAATAGCATTATAGATGAGGTGTCTAAAGCATTTTCAAGAGATGAAATTGTTAAAATTTTAAAAAAAACTATTAAAAAAAATAGAAAAAAAAATGCAGTTTTAATAAAAATAGAAAATTTTGAAGATATTAATCTAAGATATGGTTATCAAAATGGAGATAAACTTCTTGAAAAATTTGTTTATGAAATAACATATTTTTTTAAAGAAAATGGTTTTAAAAATTTACCTATTGGAAGATGTTCAAGTAATATTTTTATGTTTTTAGTTGATTGTAAAACAACCAAATTACAACATATGTTAAGAACTTTTGAAAGAAAACTTTCAAATGAGGGAATTAATAATATTGAAGTTAAGATTAAATTTGCAGATGTTTTAACTACTTATGATAAAAATTATGAGAATATTTTAAATTTTTTAATGACTAATATTTTTAATCTAGATAGTGAAAAGGAAAATTATGAAGCTATAAAATTAGATACATTGGATGAACTTGTTTTATATGCTATAGAAAAAAGTAATTTTGAAGTAAAAAAACAGACAATAAAATCTATAAAAGATGATAAGGATTTATTAAGTTTATATGTATATATAAAATCAGATGAGATAGGAAATATATCTAAAAATAGAGTTTTAAATATAGCTGCTAAAAATAATTACGAAATAAGGTATGATTTAAAGGTGATTGAATTTATAGCTGATAACTTTGAATTTATAAAATATGATAGATTTTTTATAGAAATTTCGCCAGTTAGTCTAAGAAATGAAAGCTTTAAAAATGAAATTTTTAGAATGATAACAAATAAAATCATAGATCCAAATAAAATAGTTTTTGAAATAAACGAAAAAACTTTTTATAGTGATTTAAATAGATTTAAAGAAATTATTGAACAGTTTAAAGAATATGGTTTTAAAATAGCACTAAATCAATTTTTAGGTTTAAATTATAGTGTTGAATATTTTAAAAGTTTAAATTTTGATTATTTGATATATGACATAGAGATAAATAAAAATTTAAGTGATAAAAAAATTAATGAAATAGTTAAAAGTTTTAATAATATATCTGATAAGTTAAATGTTAAAACCATAGCTAAATTTATTGATAAAGAAAATTTATATGAAGAATATAAAAATAATGGAATTGATTATATTCAAGGTTTTTATATAGATAGACCAAAAAGTATATAA
- the typA gene encoding translational GTPase TypA, whose product MEDIRNIAVIAHVDHGKTTMVDQLLKQSGTFDEHKNFGERVMDNNDIEKERGITILSKNTAIRYKNTKINIIDTPGHADFGGEVERVLRMVDGVLLLVDAQEGVMPQTKFVVKKALSLGLKPIVVINKIDKPAADSERVIDEIFDLFVALDANDEQLDFPVVYAAARDGYAKLTLDDENKDMVPLFETILNNVPKPQGSDENPLQLQVFTLDYDNYVGKIGIARIFNGKVKKGENVMLIKADGTKTTGRISKLIGFLGLDKLDIDEAGSGDIVAIAGFDALDVGDSIVDPAHPVPLEALHIEEPTLSVIFSVNDGPLAGTEGKSVTSNKIEERLKNEMKTNIAMRYESAGESKFRVSGRGELQITILAENMRREGFELCLGRPEVIIKEINGVKCEPYEHLVIDVPDDSTGTVIEKLGKKRAEMKVMNPTGDGQTRLEFEIPARGLIGFRSQFLTDTKGEGIMNHSFLEFRPMSGSVERRMNGALVSMENGVALAYSLFNLQDRGVLFVKPQDKVYVGMIIGEHSRPNDLDVNPIKGKNLTNVRASGSDDAIKLVPPRALTLERALEWIEEDELVEITPKNIRVRKKYLDPTTRKRMTKK is encoded by the coding sequence TTGGAAGATATAAGAAATATAGCTGTAATTGCCCATGTTGACCACGGTAAGACTACTATGGTTGATCAATTATTAAAACAATCAGGAACTTTTGATGAGCACAAGAATTTTGGCGAAAGAGTGATGGATAATAATGATATTGAAAAAGAGCGTGGAATTACAATTTTATCAAAAAACACAGCTATTAGATACAAAAATACAAAAATAAATATTATAGATACCCCAGGACATGCGGATTTTGGTGGTGAGGTTGAGAGAGTTTTAAGAATGGTAGATGGAGTTTTACTTTTAGTTGACGCACAAGAAGGTGTTATGCCTCAAACTAAATTTGTTGTAAAAAAAGCTCTATCTTTAGGACTTAAACCAATCGTTGTTATTAATAAAATTGATAAACCAGCAGCGGACAGTGAAAGAGTAATTGATGAAATTTTTGATCTATTTGTTGCTCTTGATGCAAATGATGAACAACTTGATTTTCCTGTTGTGTATGCAGCTGCTAGAGATGGTTATGCAAAGCTTACATTAGATGATGAAAATAAAGATATGGTTCCACTTTTTGAAACAATTCTAAATAATGTACCAAAACCACAAGGAAGTGATGAAAATCCATTACAACTTCAAGTTTTTACCCTTGATTATGATAATTATGTTGGTAAAATTGGAATTGCAAGAATTTTTAATGGTAAAGTTAAAAAGGGTGAAAATGTAATGCTTATAAAAGCTGATGGAACTAAAACTACTGGTAGAATTTCAAAACTAATAGGCTTTTTAGGTCTTGATAAACTTGATATTGATGAGGCTGGTAGTGGAGATATAGTAGCTATTGCTGGATTTGATGCTTTAGATGTTGGAGATAGTATAGTTGATCCAGCTCATCCTGTTCCACTTGAAGCACTTCACATTGAAGAGCCAACTTTGAGTGTTATTTTTAGTGTAAATGATGGACCACTTGCAGGAACTGAGGGTAAAAGTGTAACTTCAAACAAAATTGAAGAAAGACTTAAAAATGAAATGAAAACAAATATCGCTATGCGTTATGAAAGTGCAGGAGAGAGTAAATTTAGAGTTAGTGGAAGAGGTGAACTTCAAATAACCATTCTAGCTGAAAATATGCGTAGAGAGGGTTTTGAATTGTGTCTTGGAAGACCTGAAGTTATTATAAAAGAGATAAATGGTGTTAAATGTGAGCCATATGAGCACTTAGTTATTGATGTTCCAGATGACTCTACAGGAACTGTAATTGAAAAACTTGGTAAAAAAAGAGCTGAAATGAAGGTTATGAACCCAACAGGTGATGGTCAAACAAGGTTAGAATTTGAAATTCCAGCTCGTGGGTTAATTGGCTTTAGAAGTCAGTTTTTAACTGACACTAAGGGTGAAGGTATAATGAACCATAGCTTTTTAGAATTTCGCCCTATGAGTGGAAGTGTTGAGCGAAGAATGAATGGTGCACTTGTAAGTATGGAAAATGGTGTTGCACTTGCATATTCTCTTTTTAATCTTCAAGATAGAGGAGTTTTGTTTGTAAAACCTCAAGATAAAGTTTATGTTGGTATGATAATTGGAGAACATAGTCGCCCAAATGATCTTGATGTAAATCCTATTAAGGGTAAAAACTTAACAAATGTTAGAGCAAGTGGAAGTGATGATGCTATAAAACTTGTTCCACCAAGAGCTTTAACTTTAGAGCGAGCATTAGAGTGGATAGAAGAGGATGAACTTGTAGAGATAACTCCAAAAAACATTAGAGTTAGAAAAAAATATTTAGACCCAACTACTAGAAAAAGAATGACTAAAAAATAA
- a CDS encoding SIR2 family NAD-dependent protein deacylase, whose translation MDEILILSGAGLSAESGLKTFRDSGGLWEEYNVMEVCSIQGFEKDRQKVLDFYDERRAQLKNSNPNLAHKTIAKIKEKYKDKVSVLTQNVDDLLEKAGCKNVIHLHGELTKLRCEDCNCEFYIGYESQKSKICPQCNSKKVRHAIVMFGEMAPMYQILYEKLEKMKLFVCIGTSGEVLDVKSYARMAKFSILNNLEYSNLNMYFSKSYNESATKAILKIEKDIENFVKNDKI comes from the coding sequence ATGGATGAAATTTTAATTTTAAGCGGAGCAGGACTTTCAGCAGAAAGTGGATTAAAAACTTTTAGAGATAGTGGTGGTCTTTGGGAAGAATACAATGTAATGGAAGTTTGTTCAATCCAAGGGTTTGAAAAAGATAGACAAAAAGTTTTAGATTTTTATGATGAAAGAAGAGCACAACTTAAAAATTCAAATCCAAATTTAGCCCATAAAACAATTGCAAAAATAAAAGAAAAGTATAAAGATAAAGTTTCAGTTCTTACGCAAAATGTTGATGATTTATTAGAAAAAGCAGGTTGTAAAAATGTAATTCATCTACATGGTGAGCTTACAAAACTAAGATGTGAAGATTGTAATTGTGAGTTTTATATAGGCTATGAGAGTCAAAAAAGTAAAATTTGCCCACAATGTAATAGTAAAAAAGTTCGTCATGCTATAGTTATGTTTGGTGAAATGGCACCAATGTATCAAATTTTATATGAAAAATTAGAAAAAATGAAACTATTTGTTTGTATAGGAACTAGTGGAGAGGTTTTAGATGTAAAATCTTATGCTAGAATGGCTAAATTTAGTATTTTAAATAATCTTGAATATTCTAATTTAAATATGTACTTTTCAAAATCCTATAATGAATCAGCTACCAAGGCAATTTTAAAAATTGAAAAAGATATAGAAAATTTTGTTAAAAACGATAAAATTTAA
- a CDS encoding YceI family protein has translation MDNSNFLTYDVDAAHSSLNFKIKHMQISNVKGNFNSFKGVLEFDETTKQFKSIKGEAEISSVNTNIKSRDEHIVSADFFDAEKFPTMTFEMKEFSQEDGEGVVKADLTIKGVTKPVEFKYELGGVSKNQDGKSLVGLTLEANINRTDFGIGEKSVAVGDKVSITIELEAVAR, from the coding sequence ATGGATAATTCAAATTTCTTAACTTATGATGTGGATGCAGCTCATTCATCTTTAAATTTTAAAATAAAACATATGCAAATTAGCAATGTTAAAGGGAATTTTAATTCTTTTAAAGGTGTTTTGGAATTTGATGAAACTACTAAACAATTTAAATCTATAAAAGGCGAGGCGGAAATATCATCTGTAAACACTAATATTAAATCTAGAGACGAACACATAGTAAGTGCAGACTTTTTTGATGCTGAAAAATTTCCAACTATGACTTTTGAGATGAAAGAATTTTCTCAAGAAGATGGTGAAGGAGTTGTAAAAGCAGACCTTACTATAAAAGGTGTAACTAAACCTGTTGAGTTTAAATATGAATTAGGTGGAGTTTCAAAAAATCAAGATGGTAAATCACTAGTTGGATTAACTCTTGAAGCAAATATCAATAGAACTGATTTTGGTATTGGTGAAAAAAGTGTTGCAGTTGGAGATAAAGTTAGCATAACTATTGAACTAGAAGCAGTAGCTAGATAA